Proteins from a single region of Schistocerca gregaria isolate iqSchGreg1 chromosome 3, iqSchGreg1.2, whole genome shotgun sequence:
- the LOC126355603 gene encoding circumsporozoite protein-like, translating into MIRWKHGRVGGSMGRWKHGRVEAWAGGSMGGWKHGRVEAWAGGSMFGWKHGRVEAWAGGSMGGWKQGRVEAFAGGSMGGWKHGRVEAWAGGSMGGWKHRRVEAWAGGSMGGWKHRRVEAWAGGSMGGWKHGRVCGSMGGWVEAWAGGSMGGWKHGRVEAWAGGSMGGWKHGRVEAWAGGSMGGWVEPWAGGIMGG; encoded by the coding sequence atgatcaggtggaagcatgggcgggtgggtggaagcatgggcaggtggaagcatgggcgggtggaagcatgggcgggtggaagcatgggcgggtggaagcatgggcgggtggaagcatgggcgggtggaagcatgttcgggtggaagcatgggcgggtggaagcatgggcgggtggaagcatgggcgggtggaagcaggggcgggtggaagcatttgcgggtggaagcatgggcgggtggaagcatgggcgggtggaagcatgggcgggtggaagcatgggcgggtggaagcataggcgggtggaagcatgggcgggtggaagcatgggcgggtggaagcataggcgggtggaagcatgggcgggtggaagcatgggcgggtggaagcatgggcgggtgtgtggaagcatgggcgggtgggtggaagcatgggcaggtggaagcatgggcgggtggaagcatgggcgggtggaagcatgggcgggtggaagcatgggcgggtggaagcatgggcgggtggaagcatgggcgggtggaagcatgggcgggtgggtggAACCATGGGCGGGTGGAATCATGGGCGGGTga
- the LOC126355602 gene encoding circumsporozoite protein-like — MGGWKHGRVEAWAGGSMGGWEEAWAGGSMGGWKHGRVEAWAGGWKHGQVEAWAGGSMGGWKHGRVEAWAGGSMGGWKHGRVEAWAGGWKHGQVEAWAGGWKHGRVEAWAGGSMGGWKHGRVEAWAGGSMGGWKHGWVEA; from the coding sequence atgggcgggtggaagcatgggcgggtggaagcatgggcgggtggaagcatgggcgggtgggaggaagcatgggcgggtggaagcatgggcgggtggaagcatgggcgggtggaagcatgggcgggtgggtggaagcatgggcaggtggaagcatgggcgggtggaagcatgggcgggtggaagcatgggcgggtggaagcatgggcgggtggaagcatgggcgggtggaagcatgggcgggtggaagcatgggcgggtgggtggaagcatgggcaggtggaagcatgggcgggtgggtggaagcatgggcgggtggaagcatgggcgggtggaagcatgggcggctggaagcatgggcgggtggaagcatgggcgggtggaagcatgggcgggtggaagcatgggtggGTGGAAGCatag
- the LOC126355604 gene encoding uncharacterized protein LOC126355604: MGGGNMGGWKHGRVEAWAGGSMGGWKHGRVEAWAGGSMGGWKHGRVGGSMGGWKHGRVEAWAGGWKHGRVEAWAGGSMGGWKHGRVEHGRADGSMGGWKHGRVEAWAGGSMGGWKHGRVEAWAGRSMGGWKHGRVEAWAGGNMGGWVEAWAGGSMGGWKHGRVEAWAGGSMGGWKHGRVEAWAGGWKHGRVEAWAGGSMGGWKHGWVEAWAGGSMGGWKHGRVEAWVGGWKHGRVEAWAGGSMGGWKHGRVEAWAGGSMGGWKHGRVEAWAGGSMGGWVEAWTGASMGGWKHGRVGGSMGGWKHGRVGGSIGGLKHGRVGAWAGGSMGGWKHGRVEAWAGGSMDRWKPGRVEAWAGGSMGRWKHGQVEAWAGGSMGGWKHGRVEAWAGGSMGGWVEAWAGGSMGGWKHGRVEAWAGGSMGGWKHGRVQAWAGGSMGGWVEAWAGGSMGGWKHGRVEAWAGGCKQGQVEAWAGGSMGGWKHGRVEAWAGGSMGGWKHGRVEAWARGSMGGWVEVWAGGSMGGWKHGRVEAWAGGSMGGWKHGRVEAWVGGSMGGWKHGRVEAWAGGSMGGWKHGRVEAWAGGWKHGRVEAWAGGGMGGWVEAWAGGSMGGWRQGRVEAWAGGSMGGWKHGRVEAWAVGSMGGWKHGRVGGSMGGWNHGRVEAWAGLSMGGWVEAWAGGSMGGWKHRRVEAWAGGWKHGRVEAWVGGSMGGWVEA, encoded by the coding sequence atgggggGTGGAaacatgggcgggtggaagcatgggcgggtggaagcatgggcgggtggaagcatgggcgggtggaagcatgggcgggtggaagcatgggcgggtggaagcatgggcgggtggaagcatgggcgggtgggtggaagcatgggcgggtggaagcatgggcgggtggaagcatgggcgggtgggtggaagcacgggcgggtggaagcatgggcgggtggaagcatgggcgggtggaagcatgggcgggtggagcATGGGCGGGCGgatggaagcatgggcgggtggaagcatgggcgggtggaagcatgggcgggtggaagcatgggcgggtggaagcatgggcgggtggaagcatgggcgggtagaagcatgggcgggtggaagcatgggcgggtggaagcatgggcgggtggaaacatgggcgggtgggtggaagcatgggcgggtggaagcatgggcgggtggaagcatgggcgggtagaagcatgggcgggtggaagcatgggcgggtggaagcatgggcgggtggaagcatgggcgggtgggtggaagcatgggcgggtggaagcatgggcgggtggaagcatgggcgggtggaagcatgggtgggtggaagcatgggcgggtggaagcatgggcgggtggaagcatgggcgggtggaagcatgggtgggtgggtggaagcatgggcgggtggaagcatgggcgggtggaagcatgggtgggtggaagcatgggcgggtggaagcatgggcgggtggaagcatgggcgggtggaagcatgggcgggtggaagcatgggcgggtggaagcatgggcgggtgggtggaagcatggACGGGtgcaagcatgggcgggtggaagcatgggcgggtgggtggaagcatgggggggtggaagcatgggcgggtgggtggAAGCATCGGCGGGTTGAAGCATGGGCGGGTAggagcatgggcgggtggaagcatgggcgggtggaagcatgggcgggtggaagcatgggcgggtggaagcatggacAGGTGGAAgcctgggcgggtggaagcatgggcgggtggaagcatgggcaggtggaagcatgggcaggtggaagcatgggcgggtggaagcatgggcgggtggaagcatgggcgggtggaagcatgggcgggtggaagcatgggcgggtgggtggaagcatgggcgggtggaagcatgggcgggtggaagcatgggcgggtggaagcatgggcgggtggaagcatgggcgggtggaagcatgggcgggtgcaagcatgggcgggtggaagcatgggcgggtgggtggaagcatgggcgggtggaagcatgggcgggtggaagcatgggcgggtggaagcatgggcgggtgggtgcAAGCAAGGgcaggtggaagcatgggcgggtggaagcatgggcgggtggaagcatgggcgggtggaagcatgggcgggtggaagcatgggcgggtggaagcatgggcgggtggaagcatgggcgcgtggaagcatgggcgggtgggtggaagtatgggcgggtggaagcatgggcgggtggaagcatgggcgggtggaagcatgggcgggtggaagcatgggtgggtggaagcatgggcgggtggaagcatgggtgggtggaagcatgggcgggtggaagcatgggcgggtggaagcatgggcgggtggaagcatgggcgggtggaagcatgggcgggtggaagcatgggcgggtgggtggaagcatgggcgggtggaagcatgggcaggtggaggcatgggcgggtgggtggaagcatgggcgggtggaagcatgggcgggtggaggcaagggcgggtggaagcatgggcgggtggaagcatgggcgggtggaagcatgggcgggtggaagcatgggcggttggaagcatgggcgggtggaagcatgggaggGTGGGAGGAAGCATGGGTGGGTGGAaccatgggcgggtggaagcatgggcgggtttaagcatgggcgggtgggtggaagcatgggcaggtggaagcatgggcgggtggaagcataggcgggtggaagcatgggcgggtgggtggaagcatgggcgggtggaagcatgggtgggtggaagcatgggcgggtgggtggaagcatga
- the LOC126355601 gene encoding uncharacterized transmembrane protein DDB_G0289901-like, whose protein sequence is MGGWVEAWAGGRMGGWKHGQVEAWEGGSMGGWKHGRVGGSMGGWKHGRVEAWAGGWKHGRVEAWAGGSMGGWKHGRVGGSLGGWKHGWVEAWAGGSMGGWKHGRVEAWAGGSMGGWKHGRVEAWAGGSMGGWKHGRLEAWAGGSMGGWKHGRAEAWAGGWNHGRVESWAGGSMGGWKHGRVEAWAGGSMGGWKHGQVEAWAGGSMGVWKHGRVEAWAGGSMGGWKHGRVEAWAGGSMGGWKHGRVEAWAGGWKHGRVEAWAGGSMGGWVEAWAGGSMGGWKHGRVEAWAGGSIGGWVEAWAGGSMGGWKHGRVEAWADGSMGGWVEAWAGGSMGGWKHGRVGGSMGRWKHGRVEAWAGGWKHGQVEAWAGGSVGGWVEAWAGGSMGGWKHGRVEAWAGASMGGWKHGRVGGSMGGWKHGRVEAWAGGSMGGWVEAWAGGSMGGWKHGQVEAWAGGSMGGWKHGQVEAWAGGSMGGWKHGRVEAWAGGSMGGWKHGRVGGSMGGWKHGRVEAWAGGSMGGWKHGRVEAWAGASMGGWKHGRVGGSMGGWKHGRVEAWAGGSMGGWVQARAGGSMGGWKHGRVEAWAGGSMGGWKHGRVEAWAGGSMGAWKHGRVGGSMGGWKHGRVEAWAGGSMGGWKHGWVEAWAGGSMGGWKHGRVEAWAGGSMGGWKHGRVEAWAGGSMGGWVEAWAGGSMGRWRHGRVGGSMGGWKHGRVEARAGGSMGGWKHGRVEAWAGGSMGGWKHGRVEAWEGGRKHGWVEPWAGGSMGGFKHGRVGGSMGRWKHGRVEA, encoded by the coding sequence atgggcgggtgggtggaagcatgggcgggtggaagaatgggtgggtggaagcatgggcaggTGGAAGCATGggagggtggaagcatgggcgggtggaagcatgggcgggtgggtggaagcatgggcgggtggaagcatgggcgggtggaagcatgggcgggtgggtggaagcatgggcgggtggaagcatgggcgggtggaagcatgggcgggtggaagcatgggcgggtgggtggaagcttgggcgggtggaagcatgggtgggtggaagcatgggcgggtggaagcatgggcgggtggaagcatgggcgggtggaagcatgggcgggtggaagcatgggcgggtggaagcatgggagggtggaagcatgggcgggtggaagcatgggcgggtggaagcatgggcggttggaagcatgggcgggtggaagcatgggcgggtggaagcatgggcgggcggaagcatgggcgggtgggtggAACCATGGGCGGGTGGAatcatgggcgggtggaagcatgggcgggtggaagcatgggcgggtggaagcatgggcgggtggaagcatgggcgggtggaagcatgggcaggtggaagcatgggcgggtggaagcatgggcgtgtggaagcatgggcgggtggaagcatgggcgggtggaagcatgggcgggtggaagcatgggcgggtggaagcatgggcgggtggaagcatgggcgggtggaagcatgggcgggtggaagcatgggcgggtgggtggaagcatgggcgggtggaagcatgggcgggtggaagcatgggcgggtgggtggaagcgtgggcgggtggaagcatgggcgggtggaagcatgggcgggtggaagcatgggcgggtggaagcataggcgggtgggtggaagcatgggcaggtggaagcatgggcgggtggaagcatgggcgggtggaagcatgggcggatggaagcatgggcgggtgggtggaagcatgggcaggtggaagcatgggcggctggaagcatgggcgggtgggtggaagcatgggcaggtggaagcatgggcgggtggaagcatgggcaggtgggtggaagcatgggcaggttgaagcatgggcgggtggaagcgtgggcgggtgggtggaagcatgggcaggtggaagcatgggcgggtggaagcatgggcgggtggaagcatgggcgggtgcaagcatgggcgggtggaagcatgggcgggtgggtggaagcatgggcgggtggaagcatgggcgggtggaagcatgggcgggtggaagcatgggcgggtgggtggaagcatgggcaggtggaagcatgggcgggtggaagcatggacAGGTGGAAgcctgggcgggtggaagcatgggcgggtggaagcatgggcaggtggaagcatgggcaggtggaagcatgggcgggtggaagcatgggcgggtggaagcatgggcgggtggaagcatgggcgggtggaagcatgggcgggtgggtggaagcatgggcgggtggaagcatgggcgggtggaagcatgggcgggtggaagcatgggcgggtggaagcatgggcgggtggaagcatgggcgggtgcaagcatgggcgggtggaagcatgggcgggtgggtggaagcatgggcgggtggaagcatgggcgggtggaagcatgggcgggtggaagcatgggcgggtgggtgcAAGCAAGGgcaggtggaagcatgggcgggtggaagcatgggcgggtggaagcatgggcgggtggaagcatgggcgggtggaagcatgggcgggtggaagcatgggcgggtggaagcatgggcgcgtggaagcatgggcgggtgggtggaagtatgggcgggtggaagcatgggcgggtggaagcatgggcgggtggaagcatgggcgggtggaagcatgggtgggtggaagcatgggcgggtggaagcatgggtgggtggaagcatgggcgggtggaagcatgggcgggtggaagcatgggcgggtggaagcatgggcgggtggaagcatgggcgggtggaagcatgggcgggtgggtggaagcatgggcgggtggaagcatgggcaggtggaggcatgggcgggtgggtggaagcatgggcgggtggaagcatgggcgggtggaggcaagggcgggtggaagcatgggcgggtggaagcatgggcgggtggaagcatgggcgggtggaagcatgggcggttggaagcatgggcgggtggaagcatgggaggGTGGGAGGAAGCATGGGTGGGTGGAaccatgggcgggtggaagcatgggcgggtttaagcatgggcgggtgggtggaagcatgggcaggtggaagcatgggcgggtggaagcatag